One Intestinimonas butyriciproducens genomic window, TGCTCCCTGTATGAGGCGGCAGTGACGTACCTGAGCGGCGCCGGGATCTCAGACACGCCGGCCCGAGCGTCCCTGTACGAGCTGGCGGCTTTTGGCCTCACTCTGGGCTACTATGACGAGATGCGCCGGACCGACCAGGACAACCCCCGGGTGGAGGAAAACCCAGCGCTGCGCAGAATCATCAATCAGCTCAAGCTCGGCGAACCGGGGGTTTTATAGCATAATCAAGGACCGGGGCGGCGGGCCCCGGCGGAACGTCCGGGCGGGGCTTATGCCATTACGGACGACGACCAGCCTGCTTTTTGGCATTTTGCCGCAGTAGGGGACGTCCGGGCGCTCCGCCGGAGCCCGCCGCTGGTTAAGAGGAGGACAAGATGCACTACAATGCAAGCGCCCTGCGGGAGCGGGTGGAGGTGCTGGAGCTGGCCGCGGTGGAGGGAGGCTGGGCGTGGGAGAGTGTGCGGCGGACCTGGGCGGAGGCGGAGCTGACGGACCAGACGAACCTCTTTTCCAAGGTGGGGATTGGGGCCCGGGACGTGCGCCTGGTCCTGCGGCGGCAGAACCTCACCCTCCACAACGCCTTGCGCTGGAAGGGACAGCATCTGTTTTTGACCTCCATCGTGGAGAACATCCCCGGGTGGCTGGACGTCCAGGCCGCGCTGGTAGAGCCGATGGCGTGCAAAGGCAACGTCCACCGGGGAGAGAACGGCCCCACGTTCCCGGGTGTTCTCACCGAGAAGTACCTTCGCCACGAGCAGGACCACCCCATGGCCACCACCACCGTGTGCTACGTGCTGGTGACGCCCAAGGCGGTGGAGCTGGCACCAGGGGGGCTGGTGGACGTAGCCGGGGAACCGTATGTGGTACAGATAGCTCACACACTGGACAGCTGGAAAAATGAATATGAGATATGGAGAAAGCGTGACCTTTGATGGGATGTGCTTACGGGGAGTTTAAGCGATTCTTTGATGGGTGGGAACATGTGATATCTGAAATCCCGGATGCCAAGCGGCAGGCCCTGGATGAAATGGGTAGGGCCGTCTTGGCCGAGGTAAAGCGTCAGATTATCCAGAGGGGGGTGCAAGACGGTAGAAATCATGTGCGCAATTGGCAGCGATATCGCGTGGGCACGCGTGGCGGCTATGTTGCGATCTACCCGGCTAAAGAGAAAGTACAGGGGAAAAAAGCTTCAAGCCGCAAGATTACCAAATATTTGGAAAAAGGGCATGCCATTCGTCCGCCATCGGGGAAAGCCAAGCGGTACAAAGCGCGTATCAATGTGGATAAGGTAGTTTTGGGCAAAAGGAATGTCATTGTACCGGCCCGGCAATTCTACTCGTTCACAAGGCCTAGGGCGGAAGAACTGGCCATGCGGGCGGCTGAGAAGGTGCTGGTCAAGTTGGAGAACTTATTCGATCTTTAATGAGGAGGATTACAATGCTTTCATTTCTGGCGATCACAGAGGCGGTAAAGGGGCTGGTGGAGGAGCGGTATCCGGAGAATACGGTCTATATGGCGCAGGTACCGGTGGACTTTGCGCGGCCGTCCTTCCTGGTGGAGCTGGGGCCGGTGGAGATGCTGGACGCCTCGTGCGGCTGCCTGGAGGTCAAGGCCACGGTGGTGGTCACCGCCTTTGTGGAGGCGGACGACTACTATAACAGCCACGTGCCGGACCTGATGACCCGGATGGGGGCGGTACAGGAGCTCTTCGCGGTGGACGGACTCCAGGTGGAGGACCGGTTCCTCCACGTGACGGCCAACAAGGGGAACTGCCAATTCGACTACGCGGAGACCAGCATTACGTTTCAGTACCAGGACGACCGCCCGGGCGGGGACGAGTGGCCCCTGATGGGCGAAATACAGACAAAAATCAAGGAGGGGAATTGAAATGGGACTTCCCAGCATCAACATCGCATTCAAATCCACAGCGGCGAGCGCCATCGAGCGCTCTGAGAAGGGGGTGGTGGCGCTCATCATCAAGGACGCCAAGGAGAACGGCGGCCACGCCTACACCAACGCCAGCCAGATCCCGGCCACCCTGGGGACGGACAACCAGGCATACATCCAGCGGGCCTTTACGGGGTATGTGAATCCGCCCCGGCAGGTGCTGGTCTACGTGCTGCCCGCAGCGGCGGAGGCGCTGACCGACGCCCTGACGTGGCTGGCCACCCAGACCTTTGACTATCTGGCGGGGCCCCCCGACTGCACGGAGGCCGAGGCCACGGCCATCGCGACCTGGATCGCCGGCCGGAGGAGCAACGACGCGGCCATCTGCAAGGCGGTGCTGCCCAACAAGGCGGCGGACAGCGAGGCGGTGGTCAACTTCGCCACCGGGGATATCCTGGTGGGCACGACCGAGTTCACTGCGGCGCAGTACTGCTCCCGGATCGCGGGGCTCATCGCCGGGACGCCCATGACCATCTCCTGCACCTACGCCCCTCTCCCCGAGGTGAGCGACGTGGGGCGGCTGACCCGTGAGGCCATGGACGCCGCGGTGGACGCGGGCAAGTTCATCCTCTTCCACGACGGGGAGAAGGTGAAGGTGGCCCGCGGGGTGAACTCCCTCCAGACCACCACCCAGGACAAGGGGGACGCCTGGAAGAAGATCAAGATGGTGGAGGTCATGGATATGATCCAGACCGACATCCGGACCACGGCCCAGGACGCTTACATCGGCAAGTACGCCAACAGCTACGACAATAAGTGCCTGCTGGTGACGGCCATCAAGGGCTACCTGGTGGGGCTGGAGCAGTCCGGCATCCTCCAGGCGGGGAGCTCCTCGGTGGGGATCGACCTGGCACACCAGGAGGCATACCTCCAGTCTGTGGGCACGGACACCTCCAGGATGAGCCAGCAGGAGATCAAGGAGGCCAACACCGCCGACAAGGTGTTTTTGGAGGCGTCCATCAAGATCCTCGACGCCATTGAGGATATCAGCCTCAATATCACAATCTGAGGAGGGCTAAAACATGGATTCGGCAAAGCGAGTGATTTCAGGGACCTGGGGCGAGGTGTGGCTGGACGGAGACAAGGTATCCGAGTGCTACGGGCTCCAGGCCAAGGTGAGCTTCAACAAGGAGGACATCGCCCTGTGCGGGCAGATGGCCAGCGACAAAAAGGTGACGAGCATCGAGTGTACGGGGTCCCTGCGGATGCACAAGGTGACCTCCCGGATGGCGCTGGCCATTGGGGAGAACATCCGAAACGGAAAGGACGTGCGCTTTACCATTGTGAGCAAGCTGAAGGACCCGGACGCCTACGGGGCGGAGCGGGTGGTCCTGAGCAACGTCAGCTTCGACGACCTCACCCTGGCCGACTGGGAGGCCAAGAGCGTGGGCAAGGTGGAGTGCCCCTTCACCTTTACCGGCTATGAGTTCCTGGACGAGATCAACGTATAAGGAGCGGCGCGGATGAAAAAGAAACCTGCGGAGGGGCTGATGCGCCACGCCATAGTGGACGGCAAGGAGAAATATGCCCGGATCGCGATCCACAGGAGACGAACGCCATTGTACGCCTTTGAACTGGTTGGAGTTCTAAACGAGTATATGACGCCGGAGGGGCTGGACATCGAGGCTATGCGTACTGCGGCGACAGAGATATTCGCCCAAGAACATCCAGATTACGAGTATGGGGGCATGATTTTGTCTGCGTTGGACTTCGCGCGGGTATTCAACCTCCGCCGGGGATCGTTCCAAGCGGCGGACCTTGCGCTTACGATAGAAGGGAGAAGCGTATGAACGAAAAGAGGAGCATTCTGGAGCTGCTGCTGCGGGAGGAGACGCCCAATGTGCGGAAAAGCCTGCCCACGGCGCGGTACCGTGTGAAGCGGCTGAGCGAGCTGCTGGGGGAGGACGTGGTATTCGAGCTGCGGGCGCTGCCCTACGGGAAGGTGAGCGAGCTGAAGGAGAGTATGTCGGAGGATCTGAGCGTACATATCGTGCTCTCTGGGGTGGTCTCACCGGACCTGAAGGACCCTGCGCTCCAGGCTAAATTCGGCGGAGCCACGCCGGCGGAGACGGTAAAGGCGCTGCTGCTGCCGGGTGAGATCGAGGACCTGAGCCGTGCGGTGGAGCGGCTGTGCGGATACCGGACGGCGACCATTGAAGAAGTAAAAAACGCCTAGAGGACGGCAGCGACGCGGAGCTGGGTCTCGTCTACTACCTCTTCCATGTGAAGGGGTGGGCCCCGGGGGACTACTACCGGAAGTCCCCCGGGGAGCGGGACCTCATCTGGGCGCTGGCGTCCTATGAGGTGGAAGCGCGAGGATAGGCGGAGCAGAGATCAAAATGAGCGCAAAAAAGCCGCCCCGAAGGGCGGCGGAGAGGTCATTCATCTTTGGGCGGAAAGCTGGCCCAAACGGCCCAGAGTAAGCAGAGCAGGAACCCTCCCCACATCATGCCGTCGTAGGGAGACATATTACCCACCAAAGAGAAGAAGGCGGCACAGAAGAGAGTGCCAACCACGAGGAGCCACACGATCATAAGGATGACTGGTTCATGAGAGAGCGCCCGAAATTCTTTCCAAAAACGCTTCATAACCGCAACCCTCCTTCTGTGGAAATCATATCGCCAAAAAGGTAAAAAGTCAAGAGGAGGCGAGACTATGCCGGAAGAAAGCATCAACATTTATATGTCGCTGGTCGACAAGGTGTCCGGCCCCCTGAGCGGCATCGGGACGAAGACAAAGGCATTCAGCAAGGAACTCCAGGAGCTGGAGCAGACTACACAGGCCTACAGCAAGATACAGGACAAGCTGTCCAAGGAGACGGTAGATTACCGGAAGAAGCTGGAGCAGTCAAGCGTGACGGTCAGAGAGGCGCGGAAGGCGTTCGCCAAGTACAAGGACGAGGCGCATAAAGGCGCGCTGGATAAGGCGCTGGAGGAACAGGAGGAATACCGGCGCAGGCTCAAAGAGACGGAGACGGCCATGAAGAGCAACTACGGCGCGTTGAAGTCGCTGATGGACCAGCAGCGAAAGGCGGAGAATCAGGGGGGAGAAACCAGCTTGGCAAAGGGGCTGATGTCTGCCGGCCTGGGGAAACTGGCAAGTGATTCGCTGTCTCGTCTGGCCGGGTCAGTCCTGACCAGCGCCATAGGGGAACCACAAGCACAGTTAGTTTCCTCTATGGTTTCCGGGTTGATATCCGGGGCGACTATGGGGGCCGTACTCGGGCCTACAGGGGCTGCCATTGGCGCGGCGGTAGGCGGCATATCAGGCGCTATATCCGGCGGGACGGAGATTTTCAAGGCCAGGGACGACGCATTCAAGAGCTACTACGGAGAATTGTACAGCTCGGCGGGGGAACGGCACGCGGCGGAGCTGGAGAGCGGGTCGGGGATCGCGTCGGGCCGGGAGACGGACCTCATTTCGTTCTCCACCCTGTTCGGGAGCCGGGAGACGGCAAAGACGTACCTGTCGGAGCTTGTGAGCATGGCCAACACCACGCCCTTCCTCTACGACGACCTGACGGCCATGAGCAAGACGCTGGCCACCTTCGGATACGATGCGGAGAGCATTCTGCCGGTGCTGTCCACCATAGGCGACGCGGGGGCGGCGCTGGGCATGAGCACCAGCGATATGACCACGGTGGCCCAGGCCCTGGGACAGATGAAGTCCAGCGACAAGGCGACGCTGGAGTACCTGAACATCCTCAACGGCCGTGGTATCGGCGCGGTGGGGATGCTGGCCGAGGCGAAGGGAAAGAGCCGGGGGGAGATCTACAATATGATCTCCAAGGGACAGATCGCCGGGACGGAGGCGGTGGAGATCATCCTGTCGGCCCTGACGGACGGATTCTCCGGCGCGATGGAGGAGCAGAGCAAAACCTTCGCGGGGCGGAGCTCCACGCTGGAGGGCTGGGAGCAGGAGATGGCCAACGCCCAGGGCGAGGCGTACAACACGCTGCGCAGCGAGGGGAAACAGCGGCAGATCGACTACTATTCGGGCATCGCCGACGAGATGTCCGGCCTCAACGCCATGATCGGCGCGGGAGAGGCCGCCCAGGAGAATCTGAAGGAGCAATATCTGCGGGAGGCGATGA contains:
- a CDS encoding head-tail connector protein, with the protein product MDADKLARLKAYMHAEDEEDGLLCSLYEAAVTYLSGAGISDTPARASLYELAAFGLTLGYYDEMRRTDQDNPRVEENPALRRIINQLKLGEPGVL
- a CDS encoding DUF6838 family protein — encoded protein: MLSFLAITEAVKGLVEERYPENTVYMAQVPVDFARPSFLVELGPVEMLDASCGCLEVKATVVVTAFVEADDYYNSHVPDLMTRMGAVQELFAVDGLQVEDRFLHVTANKGNCQFDYAETSITFQYQDDRPGGDEWPLMGEIQTKIKEGN
- a CDS encoding phage tail sheath C-terminal domain-containing protein encodes the protein MGLPSINIAFKSTAASAIERSEKGVVALIIKDAKENGGHAYTNASQIPATLGTDNQAYIQRAFTGYVNPPRQVLVYVLPAAAEALTDALTWLATQTFDYLAGPPDCTEAEATAIATWIAGRRSNDAAICKAVLPNKAADSEAVVNFATGDILVGTTEFTAAQYCSRIAGLIAGTPMTISCTYAPLPEVSDVGRLTREAMDAAVDAGKFILFHDGEKVKVARGVNSLQTTTQDKGDAWKKIKMVEVMDMIQTDIRTTAQDAYIGKYANSYDNKCLLVTAIKGYLVGLEQSGILQAGSSSVGIDLAHQEAYLQSVGTDTSRMSQQEIKEANTADKVFLEASIKILDAIEDISLNITI
- a CDS encoding phage tail tube protein produces the protein MDSAKRVISGTWGEVWLDGDKVSECYGLQAKVSFNKEDIALCGQMASDKKVTSIECTGSLRMHKVTSRMALAIGENIRNGKDVRFTIVSKLKDPDAYGAERVVLSNVSFDDLTLADWEAKSVGKVECPFTFTGYEFLDEINV
- a CDS encoding phage tail assembly chaperone, giving the protein MNEKRSILELLLREETPNVRKSLPTARYRVKRLSELLGEDVVFELRALPYGKVSELKESMSEDLSVHIVLSGVVSPDLKDPALQAKFGGATPAETVKALLLPGEIEDLSRAVERLCGYRTATIEEVKNA
- a CDS encoding tape measure protein, with amino-acid sequence MPEESINIYMSLVDKVSGPLSGIGTKTKAFSKELQELEQTTQAYSKIQDKLSKETVDYRKKLEQSSVTVREARKAFAKYKDEAHKGALDKALEEQEEYRRRLKETETAMKSNYGALKSLMDQQRKAENQGGETSLAKGLMSAGLGKLASDSLSRLAGSVLTSAIGEPQAQLVSSMVSGLISGATMGAVLGPTGAAIGAAVGGISGAISGGTEIFKARDDAFKSYYGELYSSAGERHAAELESGSGIASGRETDLISFSTLFGSRETAKTYLSELVSMANTTPFLYDDLTAMSKTLATFGYDAESILPVLSTIGDAGAALGMSTSDMTTVAQALGQMKSSDKATLEYLNILNGRGIGAVGMLAEAKGKSRGEIYNMISKGQIAGTEAVEIILSALTDGFSGAMEEQSKTFAGRSSTLEGWEQEMANAQGEAYNTLRSEGKQRQIDYYSGIADEMSGLNAMIGAGEAAQENLKEQYLREAMTTLLTGTGGSLYEGEQAETLARLHEEYTALEAAFQDASEEEKITLGEKADSLKSQAEALAEGAFGASDKMQEVRDVELELISAIRENTLALGEAAYLGDYEKQQELSVGRGGAYIDSLDLQEQAAGIRESVDHFTGPGYNGPFDVDPANWSPHAWGLGYVPYDNFPALLHQGERVLTASQARAADRGMGVNVTFSGPVTVREEADLDRLAAKLAANVVRAAELGV